From the genome of Eucalyptus grandis isolate ANBG69807.140 chromosome 2, ASM1654582v1, whole genome shotgun sequence, one region includes:
- the LOC104433359 gene encoding cytosolic sulfotransferase 5: MQVSQPARPSDPIYRRDDHLSQACKDLVSSLPSEEGWVATSFCLYQGFWFPTWLFNGVLSCQNHFQAQPSDILLVTNPKSGTTWLKAILFALLNRAKYSDSDSKQRHPLLTQNPHDLVPFLEVKLYLQQENPDLTTFESPRLFATHLPYSSLPGSVRDSRCKLVYLCRNPKDMFISLWHYVNKRRAEEKGQIPLPKCLDKFCRGLSPYGPYWDHVMGYHKASLEMPEQVLFLMYEELKEDPRVHVSRLADFLGCPFSDEELRDGTVEGIMRMCSFDNLSSLEVNKSGKLWTGQENQWFFRRGKVGDWVNYLSAEMADKIDQVMEEKLRDSGLNFQYK; the protein is encoded by the coding sequence CGAGACGATCACTTGTCACAAGCATGCAAAGACTTGGTGTCCTCTCTCCCTTCTGAAGAAGGCTGGGTCGCAACCTCTTTCTGCTTGTACCAGGGCTTCTGGTTCCCCACTTGGCTCTTCAACGGTGTCCTCTCTTGCCAAAACCACTTCCAAGCTCAACCCTCTGACATCCTCCTCGTCACCAACCCGAAATCCGGCACCACCTGGCTAAAGGCCATCCTCTTTGCTCTCTTGAACCGTGCCAAGTACTCTGACTCCGACTCAAAACAACGCCACCCTCTTCTAACCCAAAACCCCCACGATCTTGTGCCCTTCTTGGAGGTCAAGCTGTATCTCCAGCAAGAAAATCCCGATCTCACTACTTTCGAGTCCCCGAGGCTCTTCGCCACCCACTTGCCCTATTCGTCACTTCCAGGGTCGGTGAGGGACTCCAGGTGCAAGCTGGTTTACCTGTGTAGGAACCCTAAGGACATGTTCATCTCGCTGTGGCACTACGTCAACAAGCGGAGGGCCGAAGAGAAGGGCCAGATTCCGCTCCCAAAGTGCCTTGACAAGTTCTGTCGAGGATTGAGCCCCTACGGGCCTTATTGGGATCATGTGATGGGTTACCACAAGGCGAGCTTGGAGATGCCTGAGCAGGTGTTGTTCTTGATGTAcgaggagttgaaagaggacccGCGTGTTCATGTGAGTAGGTTGGCTGATTTCTTGGGGTGTCCGTTCAGCGATGAAGAACTGAGAGACGGCACTGTAGAGGGAATAATGAGGATGTGTAGCTTCGACAATTTGAGCTCATTGGAGGTGAATAAGAGCGGGAAGCTGTGGACTGGACAAGAGAACCAGTGGTTTTTCAGGAGAGGGAAGGTCGGAGACTGGGTGAATTATCTGAGTGCTGAGATGGCCGACAAGATTGACCAGGTAATGGAAGAGAAGTTGCGTGATTCTGGGTTGAACTTTCAGTACAAATAA